One Arachis hypogaea cultivar Tifrunner chromosome 2, arahy.Tifrunner.gnm2.J5K5, whole genome shotgun sequence genomic window, GTAGTGCCTATAGGAACCTTGACATCTTGTTGTATGACTTCTTCCAATTACCGTATATCTGAGCAATTGCCTTCTACTTCGTCATTCACACCTTCCTGTACGAGGATTTGAAGTGATAGCTTTGTCTATCCTCACGGATGGGTTGGATTGCATCAACGAGAGGATGACACGACAGATGAGAGTATTGTCCAATTGTCAGTGGGAGCTAGACACGTGTGCGCGCCTCCCACCCTACAAACCTCCCTAAAGAAATAAAAGTAGTTTTTTTATATGTACATTTACCATAAAAGTAATGGCTAAGAATATAGATGACATTTACACTTACCAATATCTGAGATTCTGTCGGAAAGCGACGCGGAGACTCCAATGGCAGCCTGCTTCGTGTTGTCGGCAacgcacatggtactttaatcgaTCAGACTCCAGTACTCGGTACTCTGCACTTTGACGGATGCTGTAATTCTTCACCCCCTGCAGTACTGCATCTCTGCTTTTGAATCTGTGACCCACCCTGAACTCCAGACTCCCATCTAACTTGTAATCGTCTTCACCCGTGTTGGAAAATTAATTTTTCTCTTGCACTACATCCATGTCCAACGTATGATAATGACTTGGCACAGACGACAACGCTGGAATTGGGTGTGGGGCCGGCAAAAGATACTGGTGTGATGGCTCCACCGGAGTCTCGGACACAAGCTCCTCCTCGTCATCATCTTGTGACGAATCGCTGTCATTACTATCTGCAATATAATCCTCGTGAGATCCATCACCGTCAATGTCCATGCCATCCAACGGACTAGCAACATGGATGGGCGATGGTGTGAGAGGCGAATCATCCTGCACAAAGTCCGATTGTCCAGATCCACTAccaccaacatcaccaacctcCGCGGAGAGCTCCATCACTTGTTCGGCCATGATTCTACCATGGATGTCGAACATCAGCCGCACATGCTCGTCGTCATACAGCCAAAACAGACGAAATCGAAAAATTCTATTTTCCATCGGTACTAGCAGCCTATACCCTACCCGTTCAACCTCTTTTCTCCCACTATTAGCGACGTTTCTCAATATCAGACTCTTCAGCTTCGATAACGAGGCAACTCGCTGTGTGCGCAACAACACGGGATTCTCACACTCAAACACGACCTCATTATCACCATTTCTCATAAGGCAATTGGGATACATACATACAACCAAATATCCGCTACTACTAGACATTATGGCTAATTTGCGAAAGAATAAGGTGTAAGAGAAGTAGTGAACTTGTTGTGAAGAATATAATGGGTTTCATATCCGTTTATAGCTGCTGAAAATTTGTCCTAACGTATTTTCTTTACacagtaaataaattaattttacatgTATTTCGTTTACCGTGTAAACGAATTTATTTTACACGTATTTCATTTTCACTGTAAACGAAATGCAGTGTAAACAAAATATGAGATGCGACGCAATTTGGTAAGAACATTGAAAATTATTTATATCGGTAAataatagaattatttaatttatataaaaaattcccACAAAAATTTTTGCACATCACACAAACTTAGTAAAAATCATTTTGCACATAcacatataaatatttatatagtaCATAATTTTTTGCCCCTAACACAAAATTTTACTGCGAATGTATTATGTTAGTTGCTAAGTCAATATGTTTAGTATGTTgtcttcaaaaaaattttgtacTGCACACTAAAATTATGTGTTGTGCGCCAAGATTTCTGTGCTATACCCCAAATTTATGTGCTATGCATAGGAATAATAAAACGGGTCGAACCCGTCGAATCTGGCAAAAAAGATGAAAAACGCTATGATTTTGAACCTGTCAATATCGAAAAACTGCGCTAAACCTGCGAGTTTTGGTGCCaaagatttttttataataaaaagtgattaattatacaaaaattaacaatcatataatttttaaacataaatttttcatttttttctttttttcttctttttgtaattcactttatttatttattttacacttTTATATATATGCTGAAATTATGTaacttatttattaaaataaagatgattcaaTTCGTTGatattattttcaataattttattaaagttaaaaatttaaaaaaagatagcgaaaaaattgtattataatttaattatttttatttatatttaattttttaattctcatatgtttattatttttttattaaatgttaAGCAGGCTAGCTCGCCAATCCATCATAAAAAGTGGGTCTGACTAGCATTTTGATCCCACTTTACTTGGTACGCACGAGGAGCTTTTTATTGATGCAGCCTTTAGTAATGTGGATTACCCATTTTGCCACCCTTAACTGTGTGTATTTTGTTGGTTGAGTGTTAATGTTTTGAGTGTAGTGCGTATTTTGTTTTACTTTGTTGATTGGGTGTTGATATTCTCGACATGTGGCCCttcaaaattttttgtgttttatactaaaattttttgagcTCTGCTCCAAAATTCATATGTTGTGAATTAAAATGTTCATACTCTAATTTTATGAACATAtatagaagaagatgatgataaagACGACGAAGacgataataataatgataataaaggaggatgaatagaaaaaaagaaaataaattaaacaacaacaataacaacaccagtagaaacaacaacaataacaacaacggTTGCAATAATGACGACGACGACAACCGTGATGGCAACCATAATAATACCAACGTTGAAGAAAGAAGTGCGACATATATGTATgaaaaaaagaagtacatgatgATTTAGttgaaaatttggtttaaaaTACGCTCGGACATCTaactttattaattatttattattatttttacatcaaatatgaataattatgtttttttatatataataaaagagtaaagtatcgtttttgtcctcaacgtttagggtaagtctcaaagttgtctctaacatttcaatcgtcctatttaagtccctaatgtttcaaaattgactcaatattgtcctgccgttaaggatccgttaatagaattgatggcgggacttaaataagacgaaaacgatacataaaaataaattttaatttaattttatcttttaataatatcaattttttactgtacatagtattcaattattttttaattacatctaaataaattacacttaatcacattactttccttttaaataaattaattttttttataattttaaagaattttgataaattagagacaaaaggtataatttatattttattgtatatatattatttttcttttctgcaagtttatatactagtcattctacaaacatttcatgataactaaaaatctttaagagtaaaattataaaaaaattaatttatttagaatgaaagtaatatgattaagtgtaatttacttagatgtgattaaaaaataattgaatactatgtatagtaaaaaattgatattattgaaggataaaattaaaatttatttctatgtatcatttttgtccccaacgttttcatcctatttaagtctctaacattttaaaatcgtctcaattttgttctGCCGTCAACTCTGTTAACGAATTTctaacggcaggataacattgagtcaattttaaaacgttagagatTTAAATACGACAACTGAAATGttagagtcaattttaaaatttaccccaaatattaagaacaaaaatgatactttattcGTAATAAAAAGAGTTAACCGAGGCACTGGCGGATCCAAGGTGGGCCTAAGGTGTCCATAGTCcccctattttttttttaaaaagtagtgttattaatttattattatataattaatatatatattaattatagatTAAACACATTTTAATATATTacacactaaaaaaaatatattagtaatttaatatgtataaattataatgtgtattataatatattagtaacaaataaaaaataaatttaaaaaacaataaaagtttataaatatataaataattaaaaagttattGAAATATAtaggtttggattaatgtaaaaaattaataattataaaaaaatttattttgacttTTTCTATGACAACAATAACAATTGAATAgactttttaaacaataaaaattataaaaacaagataaaaaaaacaaatttttagtaaattatatgattgtatatattgaaaaagagaatattttaaaatttatttcaaataataaattgataattttagttatatgaaatatcgcaaaacaattttaaaaataccaAAACTTAAAATATGtagttgaatattaatttttatataatataattattaattttaacctatatactataaattatattttgttaactttttattatattatattttaatttattttatatttaatttgaccCCTCTTATAAAATTTCTGAATCCCCACTGAACCGAGGTATTAGTGTATTACAATGAAAGGAATATGAGTAGAAGGCATTGACAAGTTATTTAATATATAAGAAAATGTATGAGAATAAGTCCGAATATTCATTGGTTGAAAAGAAACAAGTACTATCATGGTATTACTTGAAATTGACCAAtactataaataattaaaaaatataattgtttCTCTTTCTTCTAAATTCAACAAACTTAAGAAATTGTGATTAATTATTTCCCTAAATATGCTAAGTTTTCCGTTGTCAAAACTCAAATTTAAAGCcattaaagaaaaaaagagagcttAACTTCCACTCAATGACTCAATTATCCCATGACCACTAACCAATACATGAGACCATGACTATGATTCTTTAATATTATGTAACTAGAGACGTGTTTAAAACATTTTTACAatgaaataaaaactaattattattaataaaaaagaaatacaaagtTGCCAACCCCTTTTCCGTGTGAGAAAAAAGTAAAATGATCAAAACGCCGCGTTAAAGATGCAATATATGAATATATTATTCACACACGTGacttatatatataatactttGCTCTAAACACAACCTTTCAATTTTTTAAGCTCTTTTCTTCATCAATGGCAGCATCTTCATCCAGCACCTTCTACACCAACCTCAAGTTTTGTACCAAacccagcaacaacaacaaagcttCTTCTCTTCTACGTATTAGTCTCTGTcacaagaataataataataatcatgaagacaacaacaataacaacagcaACAGCAACTTGAACCGAAGGTTCTCTTCTTCCACACTTTGTTATTGAATTGAAACTGTTGAATTTGAATGCCCATTTTCTGAAATTTCTAAAGTTCAAATCTTTTTACCATTTTGAAGGGAACTCATATTGAGAAGCAGTGAAATAGCAACCGTTGGTGCTATCTTCAATTTCAGGTAACTTCCTCCTCtgtgttcttttttctttttcctgttTTTCCATTATCATCATTTGAAGTtgttcacttttttttattatattattattgtaatgCAAATTTGGAATATCCTAAATTAAGATTTCATGTTTCCATTATTGCATATTTGAGTGATGAGAATTGAGAATTAAGGGGTCTTTTGTGCAGTGGAAAAAAGCCTGATTATCTTGGAGTGCAGAAAAATCCTCCATCATTAGCTTTGTGTCCAGCAACTAAGAATTGTATATCAACATCTGAGAATATCACTGATACCATCCATTATGCACCTCCTTGGTAAAGTTTCCTTCTTTTTGTGTGTGTTAATCTAACTATTGGTTTTC contains:
- the LOC112753575 gene encoding uncharacterized protein, whose translation is MAASSSSTFYTNLKFCTKPSNNNKASSLLRISLCHKNNNNNHEDNNNNNSNSNLNRRELILRSSEIATVGAIFNFSGKKPDYLGVQKNPPSLALCPATKNCISTSENITDTIHYAPPWNYNPEGRKNPISREEAMEELIDVIESTPADKFTPRIVERKEDYIRVEYSILGFVDDVEFWFPPGKGSTVEYRSASRVGNFDFDANKKRIKALRQELEKRGWASAETI